A region of the Microbulbifer pacificus genome:
AGCCGGCTTTTTTATCGCTCAGTTCTGCGCGGCCAGCGCACTCTCCCTGAAGAAACCGGCAACCAGTACCGGCCACTGTTCTGCCCAGAATTCGGTGGGGCGGCGCTTGAAGCCGCTGCGCACGTACTGGACGATGCGGCCTTCGGCGCTGGCCAGCAGCAGGTTGGCAGCGGCCGTGAGCGGGATGGCAGGGCGCAGTTGTTCGCGCAGCTCCGCTTCGCGCAGGATCTGCTTGAGCTGGGTTTCCAGGCGATCGAACAGTTGCAGGATGCGGCTGTGCAGGCGCTCGGTTTCGCCGGTAAGAGCGTCGCCGGTGAGCAGGCGGGTGATACCGGGGTTGCGTTCGCAGAAGGCCAGCACCAGGTGCAGGATCTTCTGGCAGCGGACCAGCGCGGTGGGCTCGTCCTGCAGGATGATCTTGATGCGGCTGAAGATGGTCTCTTCGATAAATTCGATCAGCCCTTCAAACATCTTGGATTTGCTGGGGAAGTGACGGTAGAGCGCCGCTTCGGAGAAACCCACTTCCTTGGCGAGTGCCGCGGTGGTGATACGGGCGCCGGGGCTGGCTTCAAGCATATGGGCCAACGCCTGCAGTATCTGCTGGCGCCGATTGATTTTTTCGCTGCTCATTTACTGCCTTTACCCGGGATATTCAGCCGGGAACTGATTTTGTTGTTGTGCCGGTTTTGTTCTCGTTGG
Encoded here:
- the slmA gene encoding nucleoid occlusion factor SlmA, whose product is MSSEKINRRQQILQALAHMLEASPGARITTAALAKEVGFSEAALYRHFPSKSKMFEGLIEFIEETIFSRIKIILQDEPTALVRCQKILHLVLAFCERNPGITRLLTGDALTGETERLHSRILQLFDRLETQLKQILREAELREQLRPAIPLTAAANLLLASAEGRIVQYVRSGFKRRPTEFWAEQWPVLVAGFFRESALAAQN